From one Cynocephalus volans isolate mCynVol1 chromosome X, mCynVol1.pri, whole genome shotgun sequence genomic stretch:
- the LOC134368263 gene encoding histone H2A-Bbd type 2/3-like, protein MRGRVAVARLRSTGQVPCRRSRAHRAELTFSVSHPERLLREGHYAQCPSSCAPVFLGAIVEYVTAKVLELASDEARRSSRRCITLELLDVAVHSNALLSGFFVTTTISQVAPA, encoded by the exons ATGAGGGGCCGGGTCGCGGTAGCTAGGTTACGGAGTACGGGCCAA GTGCCGTGCCGCCGCTCTCGCGCCCACCGAGCCGAGCTGACATTCTCCGTGAGCCACCCGGAGCGCCTCCTGCGGGAGGGCCACTACGCCCAGTGCCCGAGTTCGTGTGCGCCGGTCTTTCTAGGTGCCATCGTCGAGTACGTGACGGCCAAGGTCTTGGAGCTGGCGAGCGACGAGGCccggaggagcagcaggagatgcATCACCTTGGAGCTGTTGGACGTGGCCGTGCACAGCAACGCGCTGCTCAGTGGCTTCTTCGTGACTACAACCATCTCCCAGGTGGCCCCAGCCTAG